ACCTTGTATCAAGCTGCCATGTAATCGGCTGTATACCAAAAAGGCCAAGAAAAGCGTTTACAGGGGCACTTGCGTTTTCAGCGAAGAGCAGGCGGAAAATTACGCCGGCGACTATAATAGACGTAAGCGAGGGCAAAAATAGCGCCGCTCTGAAAAACTTCTTAAATAGCATATTTTTGCTGTTAAGCATAACAGCTAATATGATCGGTATTGGTATTACCAGAAGTAGCATTATAATTGTGTAAACGATATTATTACGCACTGCTTTGAAAAAATGCGGGTTCATAAGACTCTGGTAATTTTTTAAGCCGACAAACACCATACTTCCGCTACTGTCCATGCCTTGAAAGCTGAGTATAACTGTCTTTATAATGGGGTATACAAAAAATATGGCAAACGATAACACAAAAGGAAGTATAAAAATATAGGGAGCGATTTTTTGAGAATACAGAAATCTGCTTATAAGGGATCTTTTGTTTTTGCGCATTACTAACACCCCTTTTATTGGGAGATGTAGATGTAAAATCTACATCCCCCAATAAAGAATTAACCTTGCCCTTACTTAATTACATCTCTTTCCTGACTTCATCAGCAACACTCTTCAGCGCAGCTTCGGGATCTTGGCTGTTGTTGACAAGCACCCTGTAGAATGCGCTGTTTGTCAGGTTATCAATCAATATAGGCGTATACTGATTGTTGGTGATAACTCCGACGCTATCCTTAAAGGAGCTGAGAACTTTGAACAAATCTTTCCCGTTGACAAAGTACTGAACGTACTTGTTGTTCGGATCAATGCTCTCAGAAATTGTGTCCCAAACGTCGGTTCTCGGAGGATCGTTGCCAAGTATTGTCCAAATATTGTTGCAGGCTTGTTCTGTTACCTTTGACTCATAAAGGAACTTCTTTGCCAGCTCAATATTTTGGCACTGCTTTGTTATGCATGTTCCGGTGCCTCCGGCGACAACAGTCTTATATTTTGCATCTGGGAATGCCGGGGGTGCCGAAATAAGAATCTTGCCTTTAAGGTCAGGCATATAGTTAGTAAATCTGTTGAGATAATAGTCAGGCATAATTACGGCAGCAACATTGCCCTTATCGATTGCACCATAAGCCTGCTCAGTATCGTTAGATCCACCAGGTGCCGGTGCTGCGATCTTATCGACATAAATCATGTCATGGAGCATCTTTAAAGCCTTGACGTTAGTCTCATTGTCGAGAATACATTTGCCATCTTTGTCAAAGTAGTCTGAACCCATTTGACCTACAAGCAGCTGATATTCGCGGTCAATGTTCTGTGAGGTATAGAACATGAGTTTACCGGTCTTTTCTTTTATTGTTTTACCGGCAGCTATAAAATCATCCCATGTTTTGATTGTGGTCGGATCAAGGCCAGCTTGCTTAAAGATTTCCGTGTTGTAGAAGGTAAGCGTTGCGCCACCCTGGAAGTCAATTCCGTAAAGCTTGCCATCTTTCGAATACGCGTCAAGTTTTGCTTTGAGGAATTTATCCTTCTCGTTTGCAATAAGGTCAGAAAGGTCTACGAGCTGAGGAGTTCCTTTTAATACGCTCTGGAATGAAGCACCTGCTTCAACATTTGCGAAGTCCGGTGCACCTGTTCCAGCAGAAATAGCAACAAGAAGCTTATTTCTGAGGTCGTTAACGTTCATTGTTGTGATTTCGAGCTTTATCTTTGTATCCGGATGTGCTATATTCCACTGGGTTTCTGCATTCTTAAAGAATGATGTGTGGAGAGCTGAAAAAGACCACATTGTAAAATTGGTGTTTGCCGGGAATTTTGTGCCACTGCTATTGCTACTTGACGAATTCTTGCTACCACCAGAGCAGCTAGTAAGTAGAACTGCAGCTGCGCAGGCAGCCGAAATGACTGCTAGAAGCTTTTTCTTCATGTTTATCCTCCTCTTTAATAGTTTAGTTGAACCCTTTACTTAATACGTTTGAGCTTTACACGGAAATCATCTGTCGTTTCATCCAAATAGGCGTTATAGGCGTTTACGCTTTGTACTCACCCCTTCCATGTATGACTAATTAATTGTAATAAATTATATAATTTGATAATATATTACAGTATATTATCAAATATTATCCCCTTTGGTCCTATTTTTGGGTGCAAAAAGCTAAACTAAATCTGTTTACTTTTTTTACAGACTTAGCATGTCAAAGTTTGGCAATCAGACGATTATTTATTTACACCGGAATATTATTCAACAAAAATATTAATATATTTGACCTCATCAGAGACCGGCATTATTCCATGTTCCTCAAGTGAATTAAAATACAGACTGTCTCCGGGATTTAATTCATATGCAACTTTGCCGACCTTTACCCTCATTTTCCCCTCGAGCATATAAATGAATTCTTCTCCGCTATGGGAAACGGAATGTTTCTTAACTTCACCCTTTTTGCCCATGAACAAACAAGGCTGCATTTTTTTATCCTTAAATTCATTGGCAAAAGCAAAGAACTTATACCCTTTATCCGTATGAACAAGTGGTCCGTTTTTTACATCCTGGCTTTGTGTAAAAATGGCACTTTCACTCTCACCGTCTTCCAGCAGCGCCGATACTTTTGTCCCCAACGCTTCCGCTATCTTGGACAATGTAGCGACCGGCGGTACGACGATACCGTTTTCTATTTTTGACAATAAACTCTTAGAAAAACCGCAGCAATCCGCTACATCCTGCAAAGTACGATTCTGCTGTTTTCTGATTTTCTTGATATTGATGCCTATTTCCATCATAAACCCTGCCTTTTGAAACTTGACGCCATAAAGTATCAGCGCCTTTTTGTCAAATTTATTTCTTGCTGATTATTTCAATCAGTGAAACTGCGTGAGTTGGCATGGAACACTGAAGTTTCAGATAACCGTCAGTAATCATAAACTCCTCTGATGACCCTATTTGTTCCAAATTATCTTTTGCTTTTATCATAGCATATTTTTGGCCAAGCGGGTATTTTGGTTTACCCTGTTTTAACCACTCAGCATAGGCATTGCTGTGCTCTGCGTCAATTCTATATTGCTTTACGACGGCGTTTCCGGTAAAAGGTACGTTGTTTATCTCAATGTTAACCTTAAAATCCTGCTGTTTATCCACGTCATCGTGGTGGCTGAAAAGCAGTATTTGGATATTTCCTTCATCGTTTATTGCTGCGGATCCCGAAAGTTCAGCATCCTCATTTTCACCATGTAAATTCTCAACGGATAGAACGTCTTTTTCCTGAGAACTTTTGAAGTAAAGCTTTTTACTGCCCATTTTGGATAAAATTCTAAAAGTGTTGAACGAGGCTTTTTTAATACCTTGTGTTGAGAATGTCCGGGTTCCTTCAAAACATCTTTCCCCGTTGAACATAAACGCCCATGCAATTGGCTTGACGTCCATATTCATCTGATTGGCAATGCAATCTATATGGTTATAGCTTGACGCTATATAGCTTGCATAATATTCAGTGTTTCTGAAATTAAAATTGGGGTTGTCATAAATACCGCCCGCCGCCCAGCCGTCCGGGTCCGCTTCGGACAGGACGACCTCGCGGTCTTCGTAACCATATTTTTTGATTATTTCAAGCCCGGTTTTTACTTGCTTAATCAGTGTTTTAACCGTGGGAGTCTCTTTCTTAGCATTAAGATCAAACGCGAAATTGCCGCCCTTTACATGGAATGTTATATAGTCAAGGCGTGTACCGGTTGAACCAGTGGCGTAATTGACCCCATCCCTGCAGTGAGACAGGAACGCTTCAAGGTACTGGGCCGACTTTTTGCCAAGTTCAGGGCCTGTAGTCGCCGGGCCGCCGAGTTTTGCCTGCGGCAGTACCGAATGAAGCGACGCTTCGGTGTAATCATACAGTTTGCAGTACTCTTCAATTGTGCCGTTCCAATAGTACGGCAGATCTGGCTCATTCCAAAGCTCCCAATACCAAGTCAGGACTTCCTGCTCACCGTACCGTTCAACACAGTGCTTGGCCAATACAGCGACAAGATCAGCCCATTTGTTGTAATCTTTCGGCGGGTAAGTATGAGCCTTGTTCACATAATGGCTATATTTTGACCATTTATCGCACTCGGCAAATAAAGAGGGATCAAGAAGATCTAAGGGCATGAACCCTAATTCCATGAACGGTTTATTATTTGTTTTTAAGATGGTATCAATAATGTTATCGAAAATTTCGAAGTTGTATACAGGATTGCCATTTTCGTCTTCGGTATATACGTTTGTGGAGCCCCATTTATATGTTCCAAGGCAGTTTCCAGTGCAAAGAAGATGGTGGGTTCTTATATAATACGGAGCGTCAGCGAGGCTGCCGAAACTGTTTAAAAGCTCTTCGCCGCCAGGCGTATCAGTATAATTGCATTCATCATACCCGATAAATCTCCATTTGTGCTCGTAGTTTTGAATTATATGCCCGGCATCAACTTTAACGCTCACGTCGATACTTTTTTGCATGACGTTCTCCTCGTTCCTCTTTAAGATAGTTAGTTAAGCGATTATTTCTCTCAAATAATTCAGTGCCACGGTCGCGTCCTGTCCAATATTATTTGAATATGCCTCAACGCTTACCCGCCTGTTATAACCGATTTTATTGAGCAAACTGAAAAATTCTTTATAATTTGCTGTATCGGTCGGTGATGGGAAGCACCTTCCTTCAGGATTAGCCAAATGAACGTGAAAAATCTTGTCGGAAAAAGGAATCATTGAATACATATCATCGTTTTCAACCATCAGGTGATAATAATCCACCAATAATCCAATATTAGGGCTGTCTACCTCTTTAGCCAAATCGCAGCCTTCTTTGACCGTATTGATGATATTGCTTTCCGATTTGTTTAAAGGTTCAATCGCAATGACAATTCCTAATGGTCTCACAACGGTGTCAACATAATTTAAAAGGTTGACAAGTTGTGTCCACGCCTTTTTATGGTCAAATCCGGCTGGTACATTTTTAGCTCCTGAACTGCCAAAAACAATTGTATCAACGCCCAGTTGAGAAGCACGCCCCACTGCCCTGACAACATAATCTTTGACAACCGATTCATTGACAGCCGGACCTGTCAGCTTTATGTTGGCTGGAAAGAAGTTATTGCAGGTTTTGCACTTTATCCCGAACAACTTCAAACTTTCTTTTATTTTTAGGAAATCATCATCTTCAAGCGCCATAAGTTGGGCGAGAGGAAGTTCTATGTAATCATATCCTAATTCAATAAGGTTTTTTGCGTGTTCGAATCCGATTCCATCCTTTTGGGTTGCAATCATGTTGCAGCAGCAGCCGATTTTCATATTGATTCCCTTCAATAAATAAAAATCTATAAATTCTACTTATCACATATTTTCGAGAAGCTGGCGAACCCTCTCAAAACCGGTGGTTCCACTGTTGAGAACCGGAACTCTCGTGTTAGTAAGGTAAGGGGCAAGAGCCGACATTGACAGTTGAGCCATAACAATTACATCAACGGATTTTGAAAGTTTATCTATGCTGTCAAACAGTATCTCATTGTGCTTTTCAATGTTGCCTTTTTCATATTCCTCAAAGGCTTCGCTGCAAAGCACAGTATTGATTTCTATTTCCTTGCCGGCTTCCGCCGCAGCTATTTTTAAAAGCCTCTCAGAAGAAGGAACAGTGGTTGCAAGCGTGGCCAGCAATCCAATGCGTTTACCCATCTGTACTGCTTGTTCCATCATAGGACGGTCAATCTGGACGATTGGAGTATTTATCATCGGACGGGCAAGTTCTGCTGCATAATTGAAGGTTGAGCAGGCAAGCATTATAAGGTCAACTTTTGCTTCTTCAAGGTTGTGTGCATATTGCGCAAATTTGTAATAATTGACCTTTGGTATGACACCAACACCGGCCGCAATATTATCTCTCTGGATGGTGTCATCTACCACGTGCATGATTTTTACTTCAGGAATTATCTTTTCGATATAGGGTTTTACAGCCTGCGTTGTGATGATGGATGCATGAATAATTCCCAGCGTTTTGTTGCTTAAATCCTTCAAAGTAATCAACCACCTATTCGAATTATTTTTTGCCTCATGAGAGGCTTTAATTCAATAGTATAACAAGTTAACTATTTTTCAACTTTGGTTCCTTTGAATTAACTATTTATAGTCTAATTCAATTAAGTTTATTTGTCAATAGAAAATTCGCTAATTAAAAAAATATTTTTTATATATTTTGCACTATATTAATGGCCTTTTTGGGGCCTTTAATGCCGTTACGGCATTAAAATGCCTTCTTTCTTTCATAAAAGTTGAATAGAAAGCGCATCTGGCAAGCTATTTTTATTCAACTTTTTATAAATAACAACAGCCTGCGGCAGCCGGTAACTTTCCGGCTGCCGCAGGCTGCTGCATATATTTTCTCAATTTTTATTCAATGAGTTGACGCCATTCAAGACGAATACTGGAGATTTTAATTATTATGAAACGCAATCACAGGTTGATTAATTGTTGTCAGTGCGGGCTTTTATTCCTTACTTTCGCCCTTAACTTTATCCCAATAAGCTTTTGCCGCCTGTTCGGTCTTGTTTGGGCCGAACTGGTAATATTGCCTGCCCTTGAGCTTATCAGGCAGATACTGCTGTTTGACCCAATGGTTTTTGAAGTCGTGAGGATATAGATAACCATTTCCGCGGCCCAGCTTTGCCGCGCCTTTGTAATGGCTGTCCCTCAGGTGCGCGGGTATCTCATACACCATGCCGGCTTCTACATCTGCCATTGCCTTATCAATTGCAATAACTCCAGAATTTGATTTCGGCGCGGTGCAGAGGGTAATGACGGCCTGCGCAAGGGGTATGCGCGCTTCCGGCAGACCCAGTTGCATGGCTGAATCGACGCAGGATTTCACGATAACGGCCGCCAAAGGGTAAGCCATGCCGATATCTTCGCTCGCCATGACAAGCAGCCTGCGGCATGGTGAAATCAGGTCGCCCGCCTCTAAAAGCCGCGCCAGATAATGCAAAGCCGCGTCGGTATCCGAGCCTCGGACGGATTTTTGCAGTGCCGACAGGATATCATAATGCTCATCCCCGTCCCGGTCATATTTCATAGAGCTGCGCTGGGCCGCTTCCCTGGCGTCGGCAAGCGTCACGCGCCCGTCTTTCGCCGCCAATGACAACAGTTCCGCCGCATTGATTGCCTTTCTGACATCGCCGCCGCAAAGCTGCGCAATATGGTCGCAGACGCCGTCCTCTATATCGAGCGGAGCGCCTCTTTCTTCGCCGATGATTCGGAAGGCACGCTCAACGGCCTTTTTCACCTCGTCTTTTGAGACAGGCTTAAACTCAAAGATAGTGGCCCGGCTGAGGATGGCGTTATATACATAAAAGTAAGGGTTCTCGGTGGTCGAGGCGATAAGCGTTATCTGCCCGTTCTCTATAAATTCAAGCAAAGACTGCTGCTGCTTTTTATTCAAATACTGGATCTCGTCAAGATATAGCAAAACACCCCCGACCCCGGCGAACGTATCAAGTTCCCCTACTACTGATTTTATGTCGGAGGTTGAAGCAGTCGTGCCGTTGAGCTTGTGCAATGTTTTTCCGGCTGAATTTGCAATAATCGAAGCCACTGTGGTTTTGCCTGTCCCCGGAGGGCCATAGAAAATCATGTTCGGGATTTGACCCGATTCGACGACGCGGCGCAGCAAAGCACCTTTGCCCAAAAGATGTGTTTGCCCGACAACATCATCCAAAGTCTGCGGACGTATCCTATCCGCCAGCGGATTCATAAATTAACCCCCCTTAAGGCGAAATATTCCATAACTTGCGGCAGTATCCGCTCCCAATATGTCCAGTCGTGAGCGCCTTCCGACTCTATATACTCAACGTCGAATCCGTTCTTGAGAAGTGCCTTATAAAGCTCCCAGTTTTCATTGAGTTTTGTGTCGGAAAGCCCGCAGTGCATAAGTATCTTACATTTTGTCCCGCGCTGTTTTTCAGCGAGCAGAAAGAGGTCGTCATCCTCAGGGGCAACGCCAGTTTCCCCGAATACAGCCCTCATCTCTGGCCTGTTCTTATAGTCTGCGGCGCGGGGCTTGATATCGGCCGCCGCGGAAATCCCTGCGCAGCCCCCGAATATGTCCGGCCTTCTGAGCCCCAGCTTCAGCGCGCCGTATCCGCCCATTGAAATCCCCGCCACAAATGTTTTTTCCCGTTTTTCACTTACATTAAACATTCTGCGGCAAAGTTCCGGCAATTCTTCCGAAATATAAGTAAAATACTTAGGGCCGTACTTCATATCGGTGTAGTAGCTTTTCCCCGCGTTCGGCATGACTACGGCAAACCCGTATTTCTTTGCCAGCATATCAACATTGGTGTTTCTTACCCAAGCCGTATGGTTGTCAAACAATCCGTGTAGCAGGTATAAAACCGGCGGCTTTCCATCTGATTTATTGTTTGTATCATAAGGCAGCGAGACACAAATTGAGGTTGAAATGCCGAGTGCGTCTGAATAAATGCTGCCCTCAAAGAATGCCATGCCAACACCTCTTAAAAGAAAGGCAGGCGTCGCCCGCCTGCCTCTCAGACAAATCTAATTGAAATTACTCATACAGCGGATATTTCGCGCAAAGTTCTTTTACGCCTTGCCGTATTGAATCCACCTTGTTGTCAAAATCTGAAGCAGCCTGATAGATGAACTCGGCTATCTTCTCCATATCTTCCTCTTTCATGCCGCGGCTGGTGACTGCCGGTGTGCCAACGCGTATGCCGCTTGTGACGAACGGCTTCTCTGGGTCGTTGGGTATAGCGTTCTTGTTGACTGTGATATAAACCTCATCGAGACGGCGCTCCAGTTCTTTACCTGTAATCTTGAACGGGCGCAGGTCCACAAGCATGAGGTGATTGTCCGTACCGCCTGAAACAAGGTTAAACCCGCGGGACAGCAGCCCTTTAGCGAGGGCCGCGGCGTTCTTTACAATCTGGGTCTGATATGCTTTGAATTCGGGTTTCAGGGCTTCACCGAGGCATACCGCTTTGCCTGCAATAACGTGCATGAGCGGGCCGCCCTGTGTTCCCGGGAATATTGCTTTATCAATGGCCTTTGCGAATTCCTCACGGCACATAATCATGCCGCCGCGGGGGCCGCGCAGCGTTTTATGCGTAGTTGTCGTAACAACATCAGCATATGGCACAGGTGAAGGATGAAGTCCGGCAGCGACGAGACCGGCTATATGGGCCATATCTACCATAAACAGCGCGCCGACTTCTTTTGCTATCTTGCTGATTCTTTCAAAGTCGATTATACGGGGATATGCGCTTGCTCCAGCGACAATGAGTTTTGGCCTTACCTTCTTTGCCGTCTCCAGCATCATGTCATAGTCAATGACCTGCGTTTCTGGATTTACGCCATATGGGACTACATTAAAGTATTTGCCTGAAATATTTACGGGCGAGCCATGGGTTAAGTGACCGCCCTCCGCAAGGCTCATGCCCATTATAGTATCGCCCGGCTTTAAGAGGGCAAAATAAACGGCAATGTTCGCCTGAGCTCCGCTATGAGGCTGAACATTGACATGATCCGCTCCAAACAGCTTCTTCGCGCGCTCAATGGCGATATTTTCAACGATATCTACATACTGACAGCCGCCGTAATAACGCTTTCCCGGATAGCCTTCGGCATATTTGTTTGTAAGCACACTGCCCATAGCAGCCATAACGGCAGGTGAAACGATGTTTTCCGAAGCTATAAGCTCAATGTTGCGGCGCTGACGCATGAGTTCTTGGCTCATTGCTTCCCCCACTTCGGGGTCGACACTTTTTACAAAGCCGATAGTGTCAAGCATGTTTGCGTTCATTAACAACTTCCTTTCGCTTTCGTGCCCAGATTAGACCAAAGAACATTTTTACGCTCCCAGCAGGTCTTGTTAATTTCATTATAACCCTAAGCAAAGTCATTGACAAGAAAAACACGGGAAATTCTATATTTATGCAAAAATATGGTCCTCCCGTTTGAATATTTCCAGTCAGCACGCCGAGACCTGTCGCTATGTTTTTATTTCATTTAAATTCTACCGCCCCTTTATCCGCCAACGGAATGTCACGTATTTTCCCGTTATAGCCCGTTTTCTTGCGCCAAAGCCGTTTCCCGCCTCTGTGTGACTATAAAAAGGCAGTACAATTCTATAATTTACAGTAAAAATCGTTGCGGGAATGGGCGCATTGTGTTATTATTAAATCAATCGTGCATACGATAATCATAGCATATTGATTTTATTTGATATTTATCATACTTTTAACAGCCGAAAACTAATCGGCTGACTTT
This DNA window, taken from [Clostridium] cellulosi, encodes the following:
- a CDS encoding transport protein (High confidence in function and specificity); amino-acid sequence: MRKNKRSLISRFLYSQKIAPYIFILPFVLSFAIFFVYPIIKTVILSFQGMDSSGSMVFVGLKNYQSLMNPHFFKAVRNNIVYTIIMLLLVIPIPIILAVMLNSKNMLFKKFFRAALFLPSLTSIIVAGVIFRLLFAENASAPVNAFLGLFGIQPITWQLDTRYSMFLMVILSVWTAIGINVIYFLSGLQNIPVELYEAADIDGAGYWSKLFLLPYRSLDRLRFMFLL
- a CDS encoding XRE family transcriptional regulator (High confidence in function and specificity): MMEIGINIKKIRKQQNRTLQDVADCCGFSKSLLSKIENGIVVPPVATLSKIAEALGTKVSALLEDGESESAIFTQSQDVKNGPLVHTDKGYKFFAFANEFKDKKMQPCLFMGKKGEVKKHSVSHSGEEFIYMLEGKMRVKVGKVAYELNPGDSLYFNSLEEHGIMPVSDEVKYINIFVE
- a CDS encoding hypothetical protein (High confidence in function and specificity), yielding MKDLSNKTLGIIHASIITTQAVKPYIEKIIPEVKIMHVVDDTIQRDNIAAGVGVIPKVNYYKFAQYAHNLEEAKVDLIMLACSTFNYAAELARPMINTPIVQIDRPMMEQAVQMGKRIGLLATLATTVPSSERLLKIAAAEAGKEIEINTVLCSEAFEEYEKGNIEKHNEILFDSIDKLSKSVDVIVMAQLSMSALAPYLTNTRVPVLNSGTTGFERVRQLLENM
- a CDS encoding hypothetical protein (High confidence in function and specificity), which produces MQKSIDVSVKVDAGHIIQNYEHKWRFIGYDECNYTDTPGGEELLNSFGSLADAPYYIRTHHLLCTGNCLGTYKWGSTNVYTEDENGNPVYNFEIFDNIIDTILKTNNKPFMELGFMPLDLLDPSLFAECDKWSKYSHYVNKAHTYPPKDYNKWADLVAVLAKHCVERYGEQEVLTWYWELWNEPDLPYYWNGTIEEYCKLYDYTEASLHSVLPQAKLGGPATTGPELGKKSAQYLEAFLSHCRDGVNYATGSTGTRLDYITFHVKGGNFAFDLNAKKETPTVKTLIKQVKTGLEIIKKYGYEDREVVLSEADPDGWAAGGIYDNPNFNFRNTEYYASYIASSYNHIDCIANQMNMDVKPIAWAFMFNGERCFEGTRTFSTQGIKKASFNTFRILSKMGSKKLYFKSSQEKDVLSVENLHGENEDAELSGSAAINDEGNIQILLFSHHDDVDKQQDFKVNIEINNVPFTGNAVVKQYRIDAEHSNAYAEWLKQGKPKYPLGQKYAMIKAKDNLEQIGSSEEFMITDGYLKLQCSMPTHAVSLIEIISKK
- the yrvN gene encoding putative AAA domain-containing protein YrvN (High confidence in function and specificity), with product MNPLADRIRPQTLDDVVGQTHLLGKGALLRRVVESGQIPNMIFYGPPGTGKTTVASIIANSAGKTLHKLNGTTASTSDIKSVVGELDTFAGVGGVLLYLDEIQYLNKKQQQSLLEFIENGQITLIASTTENPYFYVYNAILSRATIFEFKPVSKDEVKKAVERAFRIIGEERGAPLDIEDGVCDHIAQLCGGDVRKAINAAELLSLAAKDGRVTLADAREAAQRSSMKYDRDGDEHYDILSALQKSVRGSDTDAALHYLARLLEAGDLISPCRRLLVMASEDIGMAYPLAAVIVKSCVDSAMQLGLPEARIPLAQAVITLCTAPKSNSGVIAIDKAMADVEAGMVYEIPAHLRDSHYKGAAKLGRGNGYLYPHDFKNHWVKQQYLPDKLKGRQYYQFGPNKTEQAAKAYWDKVKGESKE
- a CDS encoding family 1 extracellular solute-binding protein (High confidence in function and specificity): MKKKLLAVISAACAAAVLLTSCSGGSKNSSSSNSSGTKFPANTNFTMWSFSALHTSFFKNAETQWNIAHPDTKIKLEITTMNVNDLRNKLLVAISAGTGAPDFANVEAGASFQSVLKGTPQLVDLSDLIANEKDKFLKAKLDAYSKDGKLYGIDFQGGATLTFYNTEIFKQAGLDPTTIKTWDDFIAAGKTIKEKTGKLMFYTSQNIDREYQLLVGQMGSDYFDKDGKCILDNETNVKALKMLHDMIYVDKIAAPAPGGSNDTEQAYGAIDKGNVAAVIMPDYYLNRFTNYMPDLKGKILISAPPAFPDAKYKTVVAGGTGTCITKQCQNIELAKKFLYESKVTEQACNNIWTILGNDPPRTDVWDTISESIDPNNKYVQYFVNGKDLFKVLSSFKDSVGVITNNQYTPILIDNLTNSAFYRVLVNNSQDPEAALKSVADEVRKEM
- a CDS encoding esterase (High confidence in function and specificity), whose product is MAFFEGSIYSDALGISTSICVSLPYDTNNKSDGKPPVLYLLHGLFDNHTAWVRNTNVDMLAKKYGFAVVMPNAGKSYYTDMKYGPKYFTYISEELPELCRRMFNVSEKREKTFVAGISMGGYGALKLGLRRPDIFGGCAGISAAADIKPRAADYKNRPEMRAVFGETGVAPEDDDLFLLAEKQRGTKCKILMHCGLSDTKLNENWELYKALLKNGFDVEYIESEGAHDWTYWERILPQVMEYFALRGVNL
- the glyA gene encoding Serine hydroxymethyltransferase (High confidence in function and specificity); translated protein: MNANMLDTIGFVKSVDPEVGEAMSQELMRQRRNIELIASENIVSPAVMAAMGSVLTNKYAEGYPGKRYYGGCQYVDIVENIAIERAKKLFGADHVNVQPHSGAQANIAVYFALLKPGDTIMGMSLAEGGHLTHGSPVNISGKYFNVVPYGVNPETQVIDYDMMLETAKKVRPKLIVAGASAYPRIIDFERISKIAKEVGALFMVDMAHIAGLVAAGLHPSPVPYADVVTTTTHKTLRGPRGGMIMCREEFAKAIDKAIFPGTQGGPLMHVIAGKAVCLGEALKPEFKAYQTQIVKNAAALAKGLLSRGFNLVSGGTDNHLMLVDLRPFKITGKELERRLDEVYITVNKNAIPNDPEKPFVTSGIRVGTPAVTSRGMKEEDMEKIAEFIYQAASDFDNKVDSIRQGVKELCAKYPLYE
- a CDS encoding hypothetical protein (High confidence in function and specificity); its protein translation is MKIGCCCNMIATQKDGIGFEHAKNLIELGYDYIELPLAQLMALEDDDFLKIKESLKLFGIKCKTCNNFFPANIKLTGPAVNESVVKDYVVRAVGRASQLGVDTIVFGSSGAKNVPAGFDHKKAWTQLVNLLNYVDTVVRPLGIVIAIEPLNKSESNIINTVKEGCDLAKEVDSPNIGLLVDYYHLMVENDDMYSMIPFSDKIFHVHLANPEGRCFPSPTDTANYKEFFSLLNKIGYNRRVSVEAYSNNIGQDATVALNYLREIIA